In Kutzneria kofuensis, the DNA window GGCGAACGCCGGCTCCGGGATGATCGGCAACGCCAGGAACGCGGCCGACGGCGTGGTCACGTCGTCCGGCACCTCGCCCTGGTTGATGGCCAGCTCGGTCGCTCCGTAGTTGGTGTACCGCTGGGCGCCCGTCGGCGAGGTGGCCGCCGACCAGCCCCAGACCGGGGTCCTGGCGCCGAGCTGCCCGTACGCGCCGTGGGCCAGCGCGGTGTTCCGGTTGTTCATGCCGAGGCTCTGCGGCGCGATCGCCTGCTCCGGCACCACCATCGCCGGCGCGAGCGCCTGGTACAGGCTGCCGTTGAAGGTCGGCACGAACTTGATCCGGTCGTAGACGTAGTGGCCCTCGAAGATGGTGTACTGCTTGCCGTCCTGGGGATCGGTGTAGGTCCGGTTCAGGCCCTCCGGCACCTGGCGCTGCCGGTGGTCGGCCGGCGGCGTGCGGGCCAGCCCCCACCACAGCGCGCCCGGCACCTTGCCGCTGCCGATGGCCAGGTAGTCGGCGATGCGCGGCCCGGAGTAGAGGTTGTCGTACGTGGAGTCGGAGTAGCCCTGTCCGACCTGGTAGCCGTTGTACAGCACGTTCTCGGTGGCGTTGTACAGGAAGTCCCACCGCATCGCGTCCAGCAGCGCCTGGAAGCCGCCGGCCAGCGCCGGAAACGCTTGCGCGGCGGTCAGCATGCCCTGGGCCAGCCAACCGTTGTCCACAGTGGACACGTAGCCGTTCTTGATCGGACGGCCGCGCGGCGACTCGATGGCCTGCCCGGTGGTCGTGCTGTACCAGCGGAACAGGAAGCCGTCGTACTTCGCCAGCTTCTGGATCTGGGCCAGCACCGCCGCCGCTTCGGCCTGAGCCTTGTCGGACGTCTCCAGGCCGAGGTCCTTGGCCGCCACGATGGCGGTCAGGTAGTTCCCGATCAGCGACGGGTTGGTGTACTGCTGGTCGGGCGTCGCCGGCGCGAGCTCGACCGTGTTCGCCGGATCGCCCGCGAGCAGGACGCTGGCCAAGGGCAGGCTCGTCACCGGGTCCACGCCCGGCCCGGACAACAGCCGCCAGGTTCGGGCGGCGACCTCACGCAGGAACCCGATCTGGCCGTCGGTCAGGTGGGCGGTCGGGTCCACCACGACCGTGTCGTCCGCGGCGGCCGCCTGCCACTGGTCGGCCTCGACGGGTTCGGTCGTGGCGGCACACGCCGCGGTGAGGGCAACGGCTGCAACGAGCAGGCGATGCAGTCGGTTCACGCGTCTCCATTCGTCAGGTAGCGCGGTGCGAGCACCGGCCAGGTGATGTCCGGATTCGGCGCGACCCGGCGGGCAGGGCGCCACACGGGTCGGACCGGGCGGGTTCGCAGCAGCAGCAAGGCTTCCACGTTGGCCAGCCGCTTCACGATGACGAAGCCGAGGAACAGCGGCCACCACAGCAGGGACTTCCACAGCCGCCGGTAGAACAGCGCGCAGATCGTCACCAGCAGCATCGGCAGCTTGGCCAGCACGAAAAACGCGAGCAGATGGAACAGGTTCTGCCGGTTGTCGGGTTGCAACACCGCGGCCTGCAAGGCGAACAGGTAGGCGGCGAACTGCATCGGCTGCACCAGCCGCCGCGCTCCCTTGAAGAACTCGGCGAACCAGAACCGGGGGCCGGCGGAGCCCGCGGCGAACGGCACGAACCGGGCGAAGTTGTAGATGGACCCCTGGCTCCACCGCCGCCGCTGCAACCGCAGCTGGGCCAGGGATTCCGGCACGTCCTCGTACGCCCAGACGCGTCGGTCGTAGACGGCCCGGTAGCCGATCCGGGCCAGGCTGCAGGTGAAGTCGATGTCCTCGCCGAGCATGCCCTCCGGCCAGCCACCGACCTCCAGCGCCGCCGTGCGCCGCACCGCCGTGTAGTTGCCCGGCACGCACGGCTGCATGTCGACCACCGCGTACGCCAGTCGCGGCAGGCCGAAGCCGGCCGCCAGCTCCAGCGAGCGCATCCGGTCGACCCACGTGCGGAACGGGAACTTCGGCAGCATGAACGCACCCACCAGCCCGATCCGCGGATCCGCCTGGAACCAGGGGACGCTGTAGCGGAAGACGTTCGGGTGCAGCTCGCAGTCGGTGTCGTGGCGCACCACGTAGTCCGCGGTGCAGCGGGTGAGCGCCAGGTTGAGGGCGGTCGCCTTGCCGGTGTGGGAACCGGCGATCACCGTGCCCTGTAAGGCGGTCGCACGCGCCATCGCCTCCTCGGCCAGTCGTCGGGTGTCGTCGGTGGAGCCGTCGTCGCACAGGATCAGGTGCACCGGGCCGCCGTAGGCCGCCGCGGCCCGGTCGACGCTCTGCACCCAGCGCACGATGTTGGTCTCCTCGTTGAACGCCGGCCCGATCACGTCGATCGGCGGCGGGTTCGGCCCCGGCATCGGCAGCCGGCGCCGGCCGACCACCCGCAGGACCGACAACATGATGTAGAGACCGAACTTGAGGTAGACGGGAATCGCCAGCAGCAGGAACGTGTACGCCACCGGGTCGTCGCCGATCAGGCTGACCACGTAGGCCGCGCCGGCGGCGACGAACACCGACACCGCCGCCAGCGACACGATGGTCAGCACGGTGTCGAAGGTGTCGCCGGTGCGTCGGATCGGCACCTGCGTCGGCCGCGGCAGCAGGTAGGTCGTCAGCGCCAGCCGCATCGCCATCACGTACGCGACGGCGTAGTGCATCAGGATGCTGACCAGCGGGAAAGGCCCCAGTGGCAGGCGGAACTCGAGGCCGATCACGCCCAGCGCGGTGTCCGCGGTGAGCGACGCGAAGATCGCCAGCGGCGCGTGCAGCAAGATCAGCAGGCGCCGCAACGGACTCGCCCGCACGCAGAGCGCGAGCGCGACCGTGAACGCGAGGAAGCTGATCGGGATCACGGGCCGCAGGTGGGACACGTAGTCGGCCACCACGCCCGGCAGTGGCACGACCGACGTGACCGCGCGGCCGATCGCCCACCGGTACGAAGTGGACAGATCGGGGGAGCGCGCGCTGTTGAGCACGACGCTGCCGCCGAGGCAGATCACCACGAACGCGGCGACCCGCCGCAGTGACGGCGGATGCGGCTTGGGCAACCGCACCACATTGCCGACGCCACGGTCGGAGTCGTCGAACCGCCGCCGCAAGGCGTGCACGACCAGCACCGCGATCAAGGCGACGTTCAGCGCCAGCAGGACGAGCCCGGCCCAGCGGATCATGGGAAGACCACGCTGAGGCTCATGCCGGGAGTGGTCCCTTCGGGCCAGTGCGCCACGGTCAGCCGGACCGCGTACTCCACCGAGCCGGACTGGTCGATCGGCATCGGGATGACCTGGTCAACAGTGCCGTCCACGGTCCGCCGCAAGGCGTTCACGGTGACACGGGCCGGAGTTCCCTGCTTGAGCCCGGGCATCGCCGCCTCGGCCACCTGCGCGACCGCGTCGCTCTCCGAGCTGACGAGCGTGATCAGCGGATGTTGGTTGGCGGTGCCGGGATTCGCCGTCGAGTCGGCGCCGGCGGCCGGCGGGAACAGGCTGAACGCCGGCGCCTGTGCGGGCTGCATGGACTGTGGCCCGGCGAACCCGTGCACGCCGGTGGTGCCGTCGAGTTCGCCGGGCACGCCGCCGACATTGGCGATCACACCGTCGATGGGAGAGGTCAGCGTGAGCTGATCGAGGGCGTGCTGCGCCTGGTCGACGTCGGACTGCGCGGACGCCACCGCGGACTGCGCGGACGAGACGTCCGCGGCCGACGCCGGCTCGCCGGCGGCCGCGCGTTGGTTCCGGGTCAGCGCCAACGTGGACTGCGCCGAGGTGACGGCGTTCGCGGCGGTGTCCCGCAGCTGGGCCGTGGATGCCTTGGTGTGGACGAGGTTCGCGTTGGCGGTGGCGATGGCCGAGGCGTCCTTGCGGACCTGCGCCTGCAGGTTCGCGCAGAACGTCTTGTCGGTGTCGGAGCCGTTGGCGCACAAGGTGGACAGCTGCCTGTTGTCGGCGTCGTACGTCGACTGCGCGTCCGTGACGGCTTGCTGCGCCTGGGCGACTTCGGCGTCTGCCGTGGCGACTGCGTCGGCGGCGGCTTTCTGCGCACCCGCCAACTGCGAGTTCGCCTTGGCCACCTGAAGATCGAGGTTCTGCTTCGTGGACTCGGCCAACGCCGGCGACTGCAACGCCGTGAGCTTGGCCTGCGCCGCCGACAGCACCGCCTTCGCGTCGGCGAGGGTCGCCTTGGCCACGGCCTGGTCCTGCGTGGCCAGCGGCTGCCCCTTCTTGACGTGTTCGCCGGCCCGCACCATCACGTCCTGAATCCGCCCGGTCTGGGTGAAGTCCAGGTTCAGCGTCTGCTCGGGCTGCACGGCGCCGACGAAGCTGGTTCGGGCCGACACGTCCGCGTAGGTGAAGTAGGCCAGGACCGAGCCCCCGGACAGGATCGCCACCGCGACCAGAAGTTGACGTACCGACGAGTGCGGGAACTCCTTGCCCTTGGTCGGGTGATGCCCGTCGGGGGAGGGGGTGAGATCGGCTGCCGCGTTCATGCCGCGGACCCGGACCTGGCCGCGTGCCATCAGTCGACCGTCACCGGCTGCCGCACCGGCAGGTCCGTCAGCAGGTCCTCGGCGACGGCCATGCCCTCGCGCCACACCGACCGGCAGACGATCTTCGACGGGTCGACGCGGTCGCAGTAGCGGGCCGCGATGTCCGTGCACTCCTCGAGCAGCCCCTCGGACAGGGTGGTCGGCTTCAGGCCGAGCGCGAGGAACCGGTCGTTGCGCACCACCAGGTCGTTCTCCACCGCCTCCTGCCGTGGATTGGGCAGGTTCGCCACCTCGACACCGGTCATCGCGCTGACCAGTTCGGCCAGGTCGCGCACCCGGTGCGTCTCGGTGATCTGGTTGAACACGGTGGGCTTGGCGCCGGGCTCCGGCGGGTTGGAAAGCGCTATCTCTATGCAGCGCACGGTGTCCCGGATGTGGATGAACGCCCGCGTCTGCCCGCCGGTGCCGTGCACGGTCAGCGGGTGGCCGATGGCGGCCTGCATCAGGAACCGGTTCAGCACGGTGCCGAAGTCGCCGTCGTAGTCGAAGCGGTTGACCAGCCGCTCGTCGCGGGCGGTCTGCGGGGTCTGCGTGCCCCACACGATGCCCTGGTGCAGGTCGGTGATCCGCAGCCCGTCGTTGTGCGCGTAGAACGCGAACATGAGCTGGTCCAACGTCTTCGTCAGGTGGTAGACGGAGCCGGGGTTGGCCGGGTGCAGGATCTCGCGCTCCAGGTCGCCGTCGGGGGTGGGCACCTTGACGGTGAGGTAGCCCTCGGGGATGGGAGCCGAGCCGGACCAGCCGTAGCCGTACACGCCCATCGTGCCCAGGTGCACCAGCGCGGTCTCGCCGCCGGTCGCGACCAGCGCGGTCAGCAGGTTGTGAGTCGCCCGCACGTTGTTGTCCACGGTGTAACGCTTCGAGCCGGTGGACCGCATCGAGTACGGCGCCGCCCGTTGTTCGGCGAAGTGCACCACGGCATCGGGCCGAAGCCTGGTCAACACCGACACCAACCGGTCGTACTCGGTGGCGAGGTCCAGACGGACGAACCCGATGTCCCGTCCGGAAACCTGCCGCCAGACCCGCAACCGCTCGCCGAGCGCCCGGACCGGGGTCAGCGACTCGACCTCCAGTTCCAGGTCGATGGCTCGTCTGCTGAGGTTGTCGAGAATGGTCACGTCGTGGCCGTGGTCGGACAGGTGCAGCGCAGTGGGCCAGCCGCAGAATCCGTCTCCGCCCAGAACAAGTACACGCATGCGAGATGCACACCCCTTGGAGTTCTGTTCAGGGACCGCCATGACGCGACGAGGGCAGGGGGCCGCGCAGGCGGGGAGGACGTCGGCGAGAGAGCTTCAGGGTCCGCCGGCCAGGTGCGAGTTATTAGGAAACCTTCTTAACTCGGAGTCGGAGACTATTCGCATACGTGGACCTCGTCAAGCTTCCGGTCCCCGAGTGCCGCTCGTCTTCGGCCTCGCGTATGGAAACGATTTCAGGGTCTGACCTGGAGATGTCACCCCAATGGCGGGGGTTGACTGCTCGCGCCGGACGGGCCTACGCTCCGCCGCACGGTAAGGAAAGTTTCCTAACAAATTGGTCCGCTCCCCTGGAGGAGGACCCTCATGGACGCTCGCCCGCGCGCCGAACTCCGGCGCATCGCCGACCGGGCCGCCGCCGAACTGCGTGACGCCACCGCCGAGGAGATCCTGAGGTGGGCCGGAGGCACGTTCGGCGACCGGCTCGCGGTGGCCTCCTCGATGGCCGACACCGTGCTCGTCGACCTGGCCGCCCGCCACGCGCCCGGCGTGCACGTGTTGTTCCTGGACACCGGCTACCACTTTCCCGAGACCATCGGCACCCGGGACGCGGTGGCCGCGACATACCCGATCACGCTGGTCACGGTCTCCCCCGAGCAGACCGTGGCGGAGCAGGACCTCTGGTACGGGCCGGGGCTGTACGCCCGCGACCCCGACAAGTGCTGTGCCCTGCGCAAGATCGCGCCGCTCGACGCGGCGCTGGAGCACTACGACGCCTGGCTCACCGGCGTGCGCCGGGACGAGTCGCCGACCAGGGCGGACACGCCCGTCATCGGCTGGGACGACCGGCGCGGCAAGGTGAAGGTCAGCCCGCTCGCCGGGTGGACCGCGGACGACGTGGCGGAATACGCCGTACGGCAGGGAGTTCTGCTGAATCCGCTGCTCGCCGACGGCTACCTGTCCGTCGGCTGCCGCCCGTGCACCACCCGGGTCGACCCCGGCGCGGACCCGCGCAGCGGTCGCTGGACCGGCCGCGCGAAGACCGAGTGCGGCCTGCACCTCTGAGCTGCGACAACCACATTTCCGGCGGAACCGCCGCCCGCCGCGACCGAAAGGGGTTTCGGTGTGAGGGCGACGACCCGAGCACGGCACATCCTCTCGCACCTCGACGCCCTGGAGGCCGAGTCGGTGCACATCCTCCGCGAGGTGGCGGCGGAGTTCGAACGACCGGTGCTGCTGTTCTCCGGCGGCAAGGACTCGACGGTCATGCTGCATCTGGCGCGCAAGGCATTCCTGCCGGCGCCGATTCCGTTCCAGTTGTTACATGTGGACACCGGGCACAATTTCCCGGAGACGCTGGAATTCCGGGACCGTGCCGTCGCCCGCTTCGGCGTTCGGCTGTTGGTGGCGGACGTCCAGTCCTATATCGACGCCGGCGAACTGCGGGAACGGCCCGACGGCACGCGCAACCCGCTGCAGACCCTGCCGCTGCTGCGGGCCATCGAGGCCAACCGGTTCGACGCCGTGCTCGGCGGCGGCCGCCGCGACGAGGAGAAGGCCCGCGCCAAGGAAAGGGTTTTCTCGCTGCGTGACGAGTTCGGGCAGTGGGATCCGCGCCGGCAGCGACCCGAGCTCTGGCGGCTCTACAACGGGCGGCACCGGCCGGGCGAACACATGCGCGTCTTCCCCCTCTCCAACTGGACCGAGCTGGACGTCTGGGGCTACGTCCGGGCCGAGGGCATCGAGCTGCCCGCCATCTACTTCACCCACCGGCGAACGGTCTTCCTGCGCGACGGCATGTGGCTCGCGCCGGGGTCGTGGGGCGAGCCCCAGGCCGGGGAGCCGGTGCAGGAGCGGATGGTGCGCTACCGCACCGTCGGCGACATGTCCTGCACCGGCGCCGTCGACTCGCCGGCGTCCTCGGTGGACGAGGTGATCGCCGAGATCGCCGCGTCCCGCGTCACGGAACGGGGTTCCAGCCGCGCGGACGACCGGATGTCCGAGGCCGCCATGGAGGACCGCAAGCGGGAGGGCTACTTCTGATGACCACGACCGAGATCGCCGTCGGCGACCTGCTCCGGCTGGCGACGGCGGGCAGCGTCGACGACGGCAAGTCCACGCTGGTCGGGCGGCTGTTGCACGACACGAGCGCGGTCATGCCGGACCAGCTGGAGGCGGTCCGCCGGGCGTCCCGCGACCGCGGCCTGGCCGACGCCGACCTGGCGCTGCTCACCGACGGTCTGCGGGCCGAGCGGGAACAGGGCATCACGATCGACGTGGCGTACCGGTACTTCGCCACGGCCCGGCGGCGGTTCATCCTCGCCGACACACCGGGCCACGTGCAGTACACGAGGAACATGGTCACGGGGGCGTCGACCGCCGAGCTGGCGGTGGTCCTGGTGGACGCGCGGCACGGCTTCGTCGAGCAGACCGGTCGGCACACCGTGGTCTCAGCGCTGCTGCGCGTCCCGCACGTGGCGCTGGCGGTGAACAAGATGGACCTGGTCGGCTACGCCGAGGACCGGTTCGCCGAGATCGCCGGGGAATTCACCGAGTACGCACGGAAACTCGGCGTGCCGGACGTGGTGGCGATCCCCATGTCCGCGCTGCGCGGGGACAACGTCGTCGAGCCCAGCCCGCACATGACCTGGTACGCCGGGCCGACGCTGCTGGAACACCTGGAGACCGTGCCGACCGGTGGCGAGCCCGAGGCGACCCGGCTGCCCGTGCAGTACGTGCTCCGGGCGACCGACTTCCGTGGCTACGCCGGGCAGTTGTCCTCGGGCATGCTCCGCGTGGGTGACCCGGTGGCGGTGTCGCCGGCCGGGCACCGCACCCGTATCACCGGCATCGAGGTGGGCGGCACGCCGGTGGACGAGGCGTTCGCGCCGCAGTCGGTGGTGGTGCGGCTCGCCGACGCGGTGGACGTGGCCCGCGGCGACCTGATCACGCCGGTGTCGACCGTGCCGAGCCCGGCCGAGCGGCTGCTGGTCGTCGGCTGCCAACTGGCGTCGCGGCCGCTGCGCGTGGGCGACCGGGTGTTGGTGCGGCATACCACAAGGACCGTGCGGGCGGTGGTGGAGGCGATCGACGAGCGGTTGGACGTGCATTCGCTGAGCACCGACAACGCGGCGGACACGTTGTACACCAACGAGATCGCGCTGGTGTCGATGCGCACGGCCGAACCGGTCGCCGTCGATCCGTACGAGTACAACCGGCACTGTGGGGCCGTCCTGCTCATCGACGAGGCCAGTGGCGACACGCTGACGGCCGGAATGGTGGGCGTCCCACCGTGGTGGCCGTGAGACGGCTGTTGCCGGTCGCCGCCGCGGCACTGCTGCTGGCCGGCTGCACGGCGGCGGCCACCGAGAACGAGCTGAGACTGGGATACCTGGGCAATCTCACGCATGCGACGGCGATCGTCGGCGTGGCCGGCGGTTTCTTCGCCAAGGCACTGGGGGACATCCAACTCACCACGCAGGTGTTCAACGCCGGCCCGGCGGAGATGACCGCGCTGCTCGGCGGCCAGCTCGACGCCGCCTACGTCGGCCCGTCCTCCGCCTTGAACGGTTACGTCCGCAGCCACGGCCAGGCGCTGAAGATCGTCGCCGGCGCGACCATGGGCGGCGCGGAGCTCGTCGTCCGGCCCTCGATCACCGCGGCGGGGCAGCTCAAGGGGAAAACGCTTGCCACGCCCCAACTCGGCAACACCCAGGACGTGGCGCTGCGGTACTGGCTCAGCCAGCACGGCATGAGGACCACCACCGACGGCGGCGACGTGGCGATTCGCCCGCAGGACAACGCGACCACACTGGACCAGTTCCGCGCCGGCAAGATCGACGGCGCCTGGCTGCCGGAGCCGTGGGCATCCCGGCTCGTCGTGGCGGCGCAGGCGAAGGTGCTGGTGGACGAGCGTGACCTCTGGCCCGACGGCCGCTTCGCCAGCACGGATCTGGTGGTGTCGACGACGTTTCTCCGTGACCACCCGCAGGCCGTGCGGCGGCTGATCGACGGAGAACTGGCTGCCAACGACTGGGTCTCCGCCAATGCCGGCGAGGCCACCAGGACCGTCAACACCGAACTGCGACGGATCAGCGGCGCCGCGCTGACCGACGCCGAGGTCACGCGGGCCTGGGACGAGCAGCAGGTCACCGGCGATCCGCTGGCGTCGACCGTCGGCGTGCAGGCCGACCACGCCGTGACGGTCGGCCTGATGTCGGCCACCGACCTGCGGGGCATCGTGGACATCGGCCCGCTGAACGACGCGCTGGCGGCGAAGGGACGGCCGAAGGTGGACGACGCCGGCTTGGGGGACAAGCGATGACTCTGATCACCGCTCGATCGACGCGGCAGGCGGTCGCGCTCGACGGCGTGGGCAAGGCGTTCGACAGCGGGCCGCCGGTGCTGGAGGACATCTCGCTGACGGTGCGGTCCGGTGAATTCGTCTGCCTGCTGGGCGCTTCCGGCTGCGGCAAGTCCACGCTGCTCAACCTGATCGCCGGCCTGGACACCCCCACCGCGGGCAGCGTGGAGCTGGCCGGCGGGCATGCGGCGCTGATGTTCCAGGAGTCGGCGCTGTTCCCATGGCTGACGGCGACCCACAACGTGGAGTTGGCATTGCGGCTGCGGGGCGTGCCGCGCAAGGAGAGACAGGTGGAGGCGCACCGGCTGTTGTCGTTGGTACGCCTGGAACACGCCTGTGACATGCGGGCGCACGAGCTGTCCGGCGGGATGCGGCAACGGGTCGCGCTGGCCCGGGCCCTGGCCCAGGGCAGCGAGGTGCTGCTGATGGACGAGCCGTTCGCGGCGCTGGACGCGATCACCCGGGACGTGTTGCACGAGGAGCTGATCCGGCTGTGGCAGCACGCCGGGTTCAGCACGGTCTTCGTCACGCACAACGTGCGCGAGGCGGTCCGGCTGGCGGAGCGGGTCGTGCTGCTCACGTCGCTGCCGGGACGGATCGCGCGGGAGTGGACGGTGGACATCCCGCACCCGCGGCGCATCGAGGACGGGGCCGTGGCGCGGCTGTCCCTGGAGATCACCGAACACCTCCGGGAGGAGATCCGCAGACATGGCCAGACCTGAGCACAACGGACTGGCCCGGCTGGAGGCGGGCCTCGACTCGCTGGCCGGCGCCCGCGCCGCGCCACGGCGCCGACTGCGCCAGCAAGTGCTGCCGCCGGTGGTCGCCATAGCCGTGGTGCTGCTCGGCTGGCAGGGCCTCTACCTGGCCGGCGTGCAACCGGACTGGGTGCTGCCGGGGCCGGGCGAGGTGTGGCGGTCGCTGGTCACCGCGGCCGGCCGGGGCGAGGTCTGGTCCAGCATCGGGAACAGCCTTTCCCGTGGTGCGATCGGGTTTCTCGTGTCGGTGGCGATCGGCACGCCGCTGGGGGTCGTGGTCGGCCGCAGCCAGCCGGTGCGCACCGCCGTCGGCCCGATCCTGTCCGGGCTGCAGAACCTGCCCTCGGTGGCGTGGGTGCCGCCGGCGGTCATCTTCTTCGGTGTCACGCCGGCGACCATCTACACGGTGATCCTGCTCGGCGCCGTGCCGTCCATCGCCAACGGCCTGGTGTCCGGGCTGGACCAGGTGCCGCCGCTGTACCTCAAGGTGGGCCGGAACCTGGGTGCGAAAGGCTTTTCTTCGGTGGTGCACGTGTTGCTGCCGGCGGCGCTGCCCGGGTACGTCGCCGGCCTCAAGCAGGGCTGGGCGTTCGCCTGGCGGTCGCTGATGGCCGCCGAGATCATCGCGACCTCGGCCTCGCTCGGGCACGGCCTCGGCCAGCTGCTGAAACAGGCCCAGGACACCAATGACATGGCGCTGGCCTTCGGCACCATCGCGCTGGTGCTGGTCGTCGGCATCGGCGTGAACCAGCTGGTGTTCGCGCCGGTCGAGCGCCATGTGCTGCGGTCACACGGTTTGGCGTCGGGACCTCGGCGCTGAGTGTCCACTGTGGAGTGTGTGTGACCGGTTCGGTCAGGCCGGTGACCGGATCCCTCCGTTCGGGCGAACCGAGCCCGAAATTGTTAGGAAGGGTTCTTTACTAAGGCGGTGACGGGTCGTAAGCTTCGAATCACCGCCGCCTTCGCAGTCCTGGCGCCCTGCCAGTCAGCTACGGAGGCAACCATGAGGAGACGAGCGATCGTCCCCGTCCTGACGTCCGGTGTGCTCGCGGTGTTCGCCGTCATCGCCATGGTGCTCGCCGGAGTCGGACCGGCGTCGGCCGCCGCGCCGCACGCGTCCCAGCAGACGTTCCTGACCTTCTACGGCTGGTGGGACAACACGCCCCCGGGTGGCGACATCGCGCACCCGGTCAAGCACAAGACCGCGGGCGGCGTCGGCACCTTCGACGACCCGATCACGTTCGCCACCTCCACCAAGGAGGTGAAGCCGGGCGGCAAGATCTACGTGCCGCGTGTGGGCAAGTACTTCATCATGGAGGACGACTGCGACGAGTGCAGCTCCGACTGGAACGGCAAGGGCCCCAACGGCGGCCCGAAGCTGGCCCACTTCGACCTGTGGCTCGGCGGCAAGGGCGGCGACCCGTTCAAGGCCATCCAGTGCGAGGTCGCGCTCACGCACTACAACAAGGACAACACGCCGACCATGGAACCGGTGATCGTCAACCCCGGCTCGGGCGAGAAGGTCAGCAAGGACCCGATCTTCAACACCAGCACCGGCGAGTGCTACGGCGGCGCGACCCCGACGATCACGGTCGGCCCGTACAGGAACCCGGCCTCGGCGGTATGCCTGGACGCGCCGGCCGGCGCCACCAAGATCGGCGTGAAGTCCTGTGACGGCTCGGCCGAGCAGAACTTCACGTTCGACGGCACCTTCCTGAGCATCCGCAACCTGTGCGCCGACTCCAAGGGCGGCGACATCGCGCTCAAGAAGTGCACCGGAGGCCCGACGCAGCAGTGGTCGGCCAACCCGAGCGGGACCATCTCCGACATCCAGACCGGCAAGAAGTGCTTCCGCGCGACGAAGACCGCGGTGACCGCGGGTAGCTGTTCCGGCTCGGCGGCGCAATGGACCTTCCCCACGGCCTGATCCGTTCAGGCCAGAAAGCCCAGGCAGGGGCGGGACGTCGCCGGCCCCCACGCGCGTCAGGGTGCGCCACGGGGCCGGCGGCGGACTGGGGCGTCCGTCGCATCGTGCGCTGCCGCCACACACTGCCGTTCACCGTTTCATCTCTCCCTTCGGAGGAACCCTCGTGAACCGAAAGCGGGTCGTCGCGCTCGTGACGGCCACTCTGTGCGTCGCCGGCGGTCTGGCGTTGTCCCAGGAGGTGGCCACCGGCGCCACCCCGGGCAGCAAGGCGCTGACCAAACTGGACACCTCGGCCGGCAACCGGCGGGCGCCGATCCCCGGTCTGTACGACTGGAGCAAGGCCGGCTTCCGCGGTGGGCAGGACCTGCCCGGCCCGAGCGCCGTCAATCCCGACGCCAAGTGCCAGATCACCGCGGCGCAGCTGGCCAGCACGTACAAGGTGAAGCCGGACGACAACGTCGACGACACCAACGGCATCCAGCAGGCCATCGACAAGCTGCACAAGGACTGCTCGCCCAGCGGCAGCTACACCAAGCTGAGCCTGATCACCTTCCCGGCCGGCACGCTCAACGTCACGCACGAGATCCACGTCGACGCCAACTACCTGATCCTGCGCGGCGCCGGCACGGACAAGACGAAGTTCGTCTACGCGCCGGACAAGAACACCCAGTACGACGTGTTGACGCCGGACGGCGACCAGTGGGACCAGAAGAACATGAACTACGAGGACGGCTCCGGCGGCTGGCTGTGGCCGGGCCGCGGCCTGTTCCGCGTGCAGTCCCGCAAGGTCGACCCCAGCTACGCCAGCGAGTACAAGAGCGCCCCGGCCAACCGCAAG includes these proteins:
- a CDS encoding glucoamylase family protein — protein: MNRLHRLLVAAVALTAACAATTEPVEADQWQAAAADDTVVVDPTAHLTDGQIGFLREVAARTWRLLSGPGVDPVTSLPLASVLLAGDPANTVELAPATPDQQYTNPSLIGNYLTAIVAAKDLGLETSDKAQAEAAAVLAQIQKLAKYDGFLFRWYSTTTGQAIESPRGRPIKNGYVSTVDNGWLAQGMLTAAQAFPALAGGFQALLDAMRWDFLYNATENVLYNGYQVGQGYSDSTYDNLYSGPRIADYLAIGSGKVPGALWWGLARTPPADHRQRQVPEGLNRTYTDPQDGKQYTIFEGHYVYDRIKFVPTFNGSLYQALAPAMVVPEQAIAPQSLGMNNRNTALAHGAYGQLGARTPVWGWSAATSPTGAQRYTNYGATELAINQGEVPDDVTTPSAAFLALPIIPEPAFANITQLIAKFPLIYNQYGLLDAVEARTGTLAPRFMAIGQTAIMMAVDNAVNHDRLQGYFAASPYAKPLFPYLSMERYSIHGLVGPG
- a CDS encoding glycosyltransferase — its product is MIRWAGLVLLALNVALIAVLVVHALRRRFDDSDRGVGNVVRLPKPHPPSLRRVAAFVVICLGGSVVLNSARSPDLSTSYRWAIGRAVTSVVPLPGVVADYVSHLRPVIPISFLAFTVALALCVRASPLRRLLILLHAPLAIFASLTADTALGVIGLEFRLPLGPFPLVSILMHYAVAYVMAMRLALTTYLLPRPTQVPIRRTGDTFDTVLTIVSLAAVSVFVAAGAAYVVSLIGDDPVAYTFLLLAIPVYLKFGLYIMLSVLRVVGRRRLPMPGPNPPPIDVIGPAFNEETNIVRWVQSVDRAAAAYGGPVHLILCDDGSTDDTRRLAEEAMARATALQGTVIAGSHTGKATALNLALTRCTADYVVRHDTDCELHPNVFRYSVPWFQADPRIGLVGAFMLPKFPFRTWVDRMRSLELAAGFGLPRLAYAVVDMQPCVPGNYTAVRRTAALEVGGWPEGMLGEDIDFTCSLARIGYRAVYDRRVWAYEDVPESLAQLRLQRRRWSQGSIYNFARFVPFAAGSAGPRFWFAEFFKGARRLVQPMQFAAYLFALQAAVLQPDNRQNLFHLLAFFVLAKLPMLLVTICALFYRRLWKSLLWWPLFLGFVIVKRLANVEALLLLRTRPVRPVWRPARRVAPNPDITWPVLAPRYLTNGDA
- a CDS encoding HlyD family secretion protein, giving the protein MARGQVRVRGMNAAADLTPSPDGHHPTKGKEFPHSSVRQLLVAVAILSGGSVLAYFTYADVSARTSFVGAVQPEQTLNLDFTQTGRIQDVMVRAGEHVKKGQPLATQDQAVAKATLADAKAVLSAAQAKLTALQSPALAESTKQNLDLQVAKANSQLAGAQKAAADAVATADAEVAQAQQAVTDAQSTYDADNRQLSTLCANGSDTDKTFCANLQAQVRKDASAIATANANLVHTKASTAQLRDTAANAVTSAQSTLALTRNQRAAAGEPASAADVSSAQSAVASAQSDVDQAQHALDQLTLTSPIDGVIANVGGVPGELDGTTGVHGFAGPQSMQPAQAPAFSLFPPAAGADSTANPGTANQHPLITLVSSESDAVAQVAEAAMPGLKQGTPARVTVNALRRTVDGTVDQVIPMPIDQSGSVEYAVRLTVAHWPEGTTPGMSLSVVFP
- a CDS encoding NAD-dependent epimerase/dehydratase family protein, with the translated sequence MRVLVLGGDGFCGWPTALHLSDHGHDVTILDNLSRRAIDLELEVESLTPVRALGERLRVWRQVSGRDIGFVRLDLATEYDRLVSVLTRLRPDAVVHFAEQRAAPYSMRSTGSKRYTVDNNVRATHNLLTALVATGGETALVHLGTMGVYGYGWSGSAPIPEGYLTVKVPTPDGDLEREILHPANPGSVYHLTKTLDQLMFAFYAHNDGLRITDLHQGIVWGTQTPQTARDERLVNRFDYDGDFGTVLNRFLMQAAIGHPLTVHGTGGQTRAFIHIRDTVRCIEIALSNPPEPGAKPTVFNQITETHRVRDLAELVSAMTGVEVANLPNPRQEAVENDLVVRNDRFLALGLKPTTLSEGLLEECTDIAARYCDRVDPSKIVCRSVWREGMAVAEDLLTDLPVRQPVTVD
- a CDS encoding phosphoadenylyl-sulfate reductase, whose translation is MDARPRAELRRIADRAAAELRDATAEEILRWAGGTFGDRLAVASSMADTVLVDLAARHAPGVHVLFLDTGYHFPETIGTRDAVAATYPITLVTVSPEQTVAEQDLWYGPGLYARDPDKCCALRKIAPLDAALEHYDAWLTGVRRDESPTRADTPVIGWDDRRGKVKVSPLAGWTADDVAEYAVRQGVLLNPLLADGYLSVGCRPCTTRVDPGADPRSGRWTGRAKTECGLHL